In Agromyces sp. G08B096, a genomic segment contains:
- a CDS encoding YciI family protein, whose protein sequence is MKYLILLKSNPEWSAAWAGFSAEQQREAMELYAGFEERLREAGEFVDAEQLAGPAAAKSVRLTDDGPIATDGPYVELKEYLGGYYIVDVESEARAVEIAGWFPEAQAGLVELLPAMAASAGDY, encoded by the coding sequence GTGAAGTACCTCATCCTCCTGAAGTCCAACCCCGAGTGGTCGGCCGCCTGGGCCGGGTTCTCCGCCGAGCAGCAGCGCGAGGCGATGGAGCTGTACGCCGGCTTCGAAGAGCGGCTGCGCGAGGCCGGTGAGTTCGTCGACGCCGAGCAGCTCGCCGGGCCCGCCGCGGCGAAGAGCGTGCGTCTGACCGACGACGGACCCATCGCCACCGACGGCCCGTACGTCGAGCTGAAGGAGTACCTCGGCGGGTACTACATCGTCGACGTGGAGTCGGAGGCGCGGGCCGTCGAGATCGCCGGGTGGTTCCCCGAGGCGCAGGCCGGGCTCGTCGAGCTGCTGCCCGCGATGGCCGCGTCGGCCGGCGACTACTGA
- a CDS encoding DUF6596 domain-containing protein, producing the protein MTVERMLRDAAPAALAILVRRTGDFEGSEDAMQEALLAASARWRREPPEHPIGWLVTVAHRRYVEQVRGDIARRQREALVATREPAGAAASHIDDSLALLVLCAHPAVARPSQVALTLRAVGGLTTAEIARALLVPEATVGQRISRAKARIRAAGATFAPPSDDELETRIATVCTVLSVIYTEGHTASSGQSLLRVELSSEAIRLARMLQDAAPATAPWRAEVDGLLALMLLTEARRPARLRPVGRAPAGPSPTGEDLAPSAPLELVPLAEQDRSMWDRDLIDEGVALVTRALAEGGRPGPFQLQAAIAAVHDEAPSTEATDWAEILELYDLLRRLGPGPVVELGRVVAVAMVHGPEAGLAELESVALEPALAGHFRVFAVRGHLLELAGRPHAARVEFEHAAARALNAAERHYLEAKAAALAG; encoded by the coding sequence ATGACCGTCGAGCGGATGCTGCGGGATGCCGCGCCTGCGGCCCTCGCGATCCTCGTGCGCCGCACTGGCGACTTCGAGGGCAGTGAGGATGCCATGCAGGAGGCGCTCCTCGCGGCATCCGCTCGATGGCGGAGGGAGCCGCCGGAGCATCCCATCGGCTGGCTCGTAACGGTCGCGCATCGCCGGTACGTCGAGCAGGTCCGCGGCGACATCGCTCGCAGGCAGCGGGAGGCGCTCGTCGCCACCCGGGAACCGGCCGGGGCGGCGGCCTCGCACATCGACGACTCGCTGGCGCTGCTCGTGCTGTGCGCGCATCCGGCCGTCGCGCGGCCGTCGCAGGTCGCGCTCACCCTCCGGGCGGTCGGCGGACTCACGACCGCCGAGATCGCCCGCGCGCTGCTCGTGCCGGAAGCCACAGTCGGTCAGCGCATCTCCCGGGCGAAGGCGCGCATCCGGGCCGCGGGTGCGACGTTCGCACCGCCGTCGGACGACGAGCTGGAGACCCGCATCGCCACCGTCTGCACCGTGCTCTCGGTGATCTACACCGAGGGGCACACCGCGAGCTCCGGCCAGTCGCTGCTGCGGGTCGAACTGTCGAGCGAGGCGATCCGCCTCGCCCGGATGCTGCAGGATGCCGCGCCCGCGACGGCGCCGTGGCGGGCCGAGGTCGACGGGCTGCTCGCCCTGATGCTCCTCACCGAGGCGCGCCGGCCCGCGCGGCTGCGGCCCGTCGGGCGGGCGCCTGCCGGGCCGTCGCCGACGGGGGAGGACCTGGCGCCTTCGGCGCCGCTCGAGCTCGTCCCGCTCGCCGAGCAGGACCGCTCGATGTGGGATCGCGACCTCATCGACGAGGGGGTCGCGCTCGTGACCCGGGCGCTCGCCGAGGGCGGCCGGCCCGGCCCGTTCCAGCTGCAGGCGGCCATCGCCGCCGTGCACGACGAAGCTCCCTCGACCGAGGCGACCGACTGGGCCGAGATCCTCGAGCTGTACGACCTCCTCAGGCGACTCGGCCCCGGCCCGGTCGTCGAGCTCGGGCGGGTGGTCGCGGTCGCGATGGTGCACGGCCCCGAGGCGGGCCTGGCCGAGCTCGAGTCGGTCGCGCTCGAGCCCGCGCTTGCGGGACACTTCCGGGTGTTCGCCGTCCGCGGGCATCTGCTGGAGCTCGCCGGGCGGCCGCACGCGGCTCGCGTCGAGTTCGAGCATGCCGCCGCCCGGGCGCTGAACGCCGCCGAGCGGCACTATCTCGAGGCCAAGGCGGCCGCGCTCGCCGGCTGA